In Streptomyces chartreusis, the following proteins share a genomic window:
- a CDS encoding DUF3068 domain-containing protein, whose protein sequence is MRRTASSLSLILLGLGTFLLVLAPLLAWYVTPRAAVNPIDIDTTAVYKGTGSVFDTDKIETVPDQRITVTQRVRGDVAASERSGDAVWDVITTVDTDKSLPAADPHDALDYTPHRWVMDRRTTRPVHCCGEKPYIEGEAYLKFPFDVQKRSYQWWDNTGGTTVTMRYDGTEKIQGYTGYRFTAKVAPRKVGTRLVPGSLVDEPNRPQVLAEEWYSNHGFRLVVDQRTGRVIYAQTGPRRTLRAPGGDKDAAVLLDSEKIAFTTATQKEAVRQAREDTDRLRLVGTTLPIGAAVAGFALAVVGGVLVARGRKRPEEPGTVEMPQPSLTM, encoded by the coding sequence ATGCGCCGTACAGCCTCATCTCTCTCGCTGATCCTGCTGGGCCTCGGCACGTTTCTGCTGGTACTGGCGCCGCTGCTGGCCTGGTACGTCACCCCGCGGGCCGCCGTGAACCCCATCGACATCGACACCACCGCCGTTTACAAAGGCACCGGGAGTGTCTTCGACACCGACAAGATCGAGACCGTGCCCGACCAGCGGATCACCGTCACCCAGCGGGTGCGGGGCGACGTGGCGGCGAGCGAGCGCAGCGGTGACGCCGTCTGGGACGTGATCACCACCGTCGACACCGACAAGTCGCTGCCGGCCGCGGACCCGCACGACGCGCTGGACTACACCCCGCACCGCTGGGTGATGGACCGCAGGACCACCAGGCCGGTGCACTGCTGCGGCGAGAAGCCGTACATCGAGGGCGAGGCCTATCTGAAGTTCCCCTTCGACGTGCAGAAACGCTCCTACCAGTGGTGGGACAACACCGGCGGCACGACGGTGACGATGCGCTACGACGGCACCGAGAAGATCCAGGGCTACACGGGCTACCGGTTCACCGCCAAGGTCGCGCCCCGCAAGGTCGGCACCCGCCTCGTGCCCGGCAGCCTCGTCGACGAGCCGAACCGGCCGCAGGTGCTGGCCGAGGAGTGGTACTCCAACCACGGATTCAGGCTGGTCGTGGACCAGCGCACCGGCCGGGTGATCTACGCGCAGACCGGACCGCGCCGCACGCTGCGGGCGCCCGGCGGCGACAAGGACGCGGCGGTGCTGCTGGACAGCGAGAAGATCGCGTTCACCACGGCCACGCAGAAGGAGGCCGTACGGCAGGCGCGGGAGGACACCGACCGGTTGCGGCTCGTGGGTACGACGTTGCCCATCGGGGCCGCTGTGGCGGGATTCGCGCTTGCGGTGGTCGGCGGGGTTTTGGTGGCACGCGGGCGAAAGCGCCCGGAAGAGCCCGGGACGGTCGAGATGCCCCAGCCCTCGCTCACAATGTGA
- a CDS encoding PucR family transcriptional regulator, with translation MAATRSTASPAATRSAWRDVPRFQVRRFAELAMADAPALAEEILREIQREYPHLPVVLDESGEPMALVGIRRAIEVFVQHLETSEGRPRVPPGVFQEFGRGEGLNGRSLDSLQAIYRLGVRLAWRRFAEIGQRVDIPPPAMYELVDAGYEYLDGLVDQSVRGYAEAAARQAGERLRLQRRLMELLLAEHHRGDPADALTERAARIGWPLPEKVAVGVLLRPAREALAPAVGQGVLLDLEYEQPRMVVPEPDAAGRPELLNRALCGWSGAIGPPVPLSDAAKSLRWAEAAVHLMERRLLPAGEVLYCTEHTEALVLLQPEELIDDLAVRCLAPLEQCGPTHGRRLAETLLAWLETRGGAPEVAARLGVHPQTVRYRLRQIRELWGEEMDDPDRRFELELVLRAQRLRGALGETPR, from the coding sequence GTGGCCGCCACCCGCTCCACGGCCTCGCCCGCCGCCACCCGGTCGGCCTGGCGTGACGTACCCCGCTTCCAGGTCCGTCGCTTCGCGGAGCTGGCCATGGCGGACGCGCCCGCCCTCGCCGAGGAGATCCTGCGGGAGATCCAGCGCGAGTACCCGCATCTGCCGGTCGTCCTCGACGAGTCGGGCGAGCCGATGGCCCTGGTCGGCATACGGCGCGCGATCGAGGTCTTCGTGCAGCACCTGGAGACCTCGGAGGGCCGCCCGAGGGTGCCCCCGGGCGTCTTCCAGGAGTTCGGCCGCGGCGAGGGCCTGAACGGCAGATCGCTCGACTCCCTCCAGGCGATCTACCGGCTGGGCGTACGGCTGGCCTGGCGCAGGTTCGCCGAGATCGGCCAGCGCGTCGACATCCCGCCGCCCGCGATGTACGAGCTGGTGGACGCCGGTTACGAGTATCTCGACGGCCTCGTCGACCAGTCGGTGCGCGGCTACGCCGAGGCCGCGGCGCGCCAGGCGGGCGAGCGGCTGCGTCTCCAGCGCCGGCTGATGGAACTGCTGCTGGCCGAACACCACCGGGGCGATCCCGCGGACGCCCTCACCGAGCGGGCCGCCCGGATCGGCTGGCCGCTGCCCGAGAAGGTCGCGGTGGGCGTGCTGCTGCGGCCGGCCCGGGAGGCACTGGCACCCGCCGTCGGGCAGGGCGTGCTGCTCGACCTGGAGTACGAGCAGCCGCGCATGGTCGTCCCCGAGCCGGACGCGGCCGGCCGGCCCGAACTGCTGAACCGGGCGCTGTGCGGCTGGTCGGGTGCGATCGGCCCGCCGGTGCCGCTCTCCGACGCTGCGAAGTCGCTGCGCTGGGCCGAGGCCGCCGTCCACCTGATGGAACGCCGCCTGCTGCCGGCCGGCGAGGTCCTCTACTGCACCGAGCACACGGAGGCCCTGGTACTCCTCCAGCCCGAGGAACTCATCGACGACCTGGCCGTCAGATGCCTGGCACCGCTGGAGCAGTGCGGACCCACCCACGGCCGACGCCTCGCGGAGACCCTTCTGGCCTGGCTGGAAACCAGGGGCGGCGCCCCCGAGGTGGCGGCCCGCCTGGGCGTACACCCCCAGACGGTCCGCTACCGCCTGCGCCAGATCCGGGAACTCTGGGGCGAGGAGATGGACGACCCGGACCGCCGCTTCGAACTGGAACTGGTGCTGCGCGCACAGCGGTTGAGAGGAGCCCTGGGCGAGACGCCCCGGTAG
- a CDS encoding DUF2269 domain-containing protein, translated as MSSTPSKNTSSASAKRLSRPARRTALVVHVVASASWVGLTLGLLALGVTAAGTGSAVTVEASVRAMKLFADWLLLPVAFLTLVSGLVLSLGTQWGLARHRWVYVKFWLTLATTVATVFALRPGVNSAVAAVAAGGPLPDAGDVMMGPIVSLSVYVFMTVISVLKPWGLTKRGRRLREAGGRRSGTTTKPAESAERSRPARLGT; from the coding sequence ATGTCTTCCACGCCCTCGAAGAACACGTCGTCCGCCTCGGCCAAGCGGCTCAGCCGGCCCGCGCGCCGGACCGCCCTCGTCGTCCACGTCGTCGCCTCCGCGAGCTGGGTCGGGCTCACGCTCGGGCTGCTCGCGCTCGGGGTCACCGCGGCCGGTACCGGGTCCGCGGTGACCGTGGAGGCGTCGGTGCGGGCCATGAAGCTGTTCGCCGACTGGCTGCTGCTGCCGGTCGCGTTCCTCACGCTGGTCAGCGGGCTGGTGCTGTCGCTGGGCACGCAGTGGGGGCTGGCGCGGCACCGGTGGGTCTACGTCAAGTTCTGGCTGACCCTCGCGACGACCGTCGCCACCGTCTTCGCGCTGCGCCCCGGCGTGAACTCCGCGGTGGCCGCCGTCGCCGCGGGCGGGCCGCTGCCGGACGCCGGTGACGTCATGATGGGGCCGATCGTGTCCCTGTCGGTGTACGTCTTCATGACGGTGATCTCCGTGCTCAAGCCCTGGGGGCTGACCAAGCGCGGCCGGAGGCTGCGGGAGGCCGGCGGCCGCCGGTCCGGCACCACCACGAAGCCGGCCGAGTCGGCCGAGCGGAGCCGGCCCGCGCGGCTGGGCACCTGA